From one Caldichromatium japonicum genomic stretch:
- the smpB gene encoding SsrA-binding protein SmpB, giving the protein MAKDSKKISSSSTIALNKKAGHDYFIEQRMEAGLVLEGWEVKSLRAGRVQLKESYVKILHAEAFLIGAHISPLPTASTHIQPDPTRTRKLLLKRHELNRLIGLTERAGYTLVPTAMYWKRGRAKLEIGLAKGKKQHDKRAAARDRDWQREKERLLKTG; this is encoded by the coding sequence ATGGCCAAAGACAGCAAAAAGATCTCTTCTAGCTCGACCATCGCGCTCAACAAAAAGGCGGGGCATGATTATTTCATCGAGCAGCGCATGGAGGCTGGGCTTGTGCTCGAAGGCTGGGAGGTCAAGAGCCTGCGCGCCGGGCGCGTGCAGCTCAAGGAAAGCTATGTCAAGATCCTACATGCTGAGGCCTTCCTGATCGGCGCCCACATCTCGCCCTTACCTACCGCCTCGACCCATATCCAGCCCGACCCGACCCGCACCCGTAAGCTTCTGCTCAAACGTCACGAACTCAATCGACTGATCGGTCTAACCGAGCGCGCGGGTTATACCCTGGTCCCGACCGCCATGTACTGGAAACGGGGGCGCGCCAAGCTCGAGATCGGTTTGGCTAAGGGCAAAAAACAACACGATAAACGCGCCGCGGCCCGCGATCGCGACTGGCAGCGCGAAAAAGAACGTCTGCTCAAGACCGGCTGA
- a CDS encoding ribonucleoside-diphosphate reductase subunit alpha: MSTRPFPIHLHPVQTRGNSQAQTPILEASALEPGADLKVIRRNGEVTPFDPHKISLAMTKAFLAVEGETAADSKRIHERVAELTAQVVAALTRRLPAGGSVHIEDIQDQVELALMRAGEHQIARRYVLYREERARARAAAQAAAGTLKPSAAPQIQVSRADGSTQPLDVAQLKRLLAEGCRDLHDVDPESIFKETLRNLFDGIPESELRQSLVLAARSLIEREPNYSYVSARLLLDILRREALGLLGLATGIETQADCAEIYPEYFIAYIKKAVELGQLDPRLAHYDLGRLGQALKPGRDFQFTYLGLQTLYDRYFIHTPEGTRLELPQAFFMRVAMGLALNEIEREERAIEFYDLLSSFAFMCSTPTLFNSGTPRPQLSSCFLTTVPDDLDGIYSAIKDNALLSKFAGGLGNDWTRVRGMGAHIKGTNGKSQGVVPFLKVANDTAIAVNQGGKRKGAVCAYLETWHIDIEEFLELRKNTGDDRRRTHDMNTANWVPDLFMKRVIEGGDWTLFSPDETPDLHELYGQDFERAYLVYEERARRGELRLFKRIKAVDLWRKMLSMLYETGHPWITFKDPCNLRYTNQHAGVVHSSNLCTEITLHTGDREIAVCNLGSVNFAAHVDEQGLDTERLRRTVRTAMRILDNAIDCNFYTVPKARLSNLRHRPVGLGIMGFQEALYKLRIPYASEQAVEFADRSMEHLSYYAIEASVDLAAERGRYPSFEGSLWSQGILPIDSIRLLEEERGGHLEMDRTTTLEWGSLRERVKTIGMRNSNCLAIAPTATISNIVGVGQSIEPTYQNLFVKSNLSGEFTVVNPYLVTDLKMRGLWDAVMINDLKYYDGSLQPIERIPEDLKQLYATAFEIEPHWLVEAASRRQKWIDQAQSLNLYMSEPSGKKLDRLYQLAWIRGLKTTYYLRTLAATHVERSTIPEAERANRLNAVPVQSMGHQTSASCSVLEPECEACQ; this comes from the coding sequence ATGTCGACCCGCCCGTTCCCTATCCACCTTCACCCCGTCCAGACGCGGGGAAACTCACAGGCTCAAACGCCCATCCTAGAAGCGTCTGCGCTCGAGCCTGGTGCTGACCTGAAGGTCATCCGGCGCAACGGCGAGGTCACACCCTTCGATCCCCATAAGATCAGCCTGGCGATGACCAAGGCATTTCTAGCAGTCGAGGGTGAAACCGCTGCTGACTCGAAGCGCATCCACGAGCGGGTTGCCGAGTTGACAGCCCAGGTGGTCGCAGCCCTCACCCGCCGCCTGCCTGCAGGCGGGTCTGTGCATATCGAAGATATCCAAGATCAGGTCGAACTGGCACTGATGCGCGCGGGCGAGCATCAGATTGCCCGCCGCTATGTGCTCTATCGCGAAGAGCGGGCGCGGGCACGCGCTGCCGCCCAAGCAGCTGCGGGTACCCTTAAACCGAGTGCGGCCCCTCAGATCCAGGTCAGCCGTGCCGACGGCTCGACCCAGCCGCTCGATGTCGCGCAACTCAAGCGCCTGCTCGCTGAGGGCTGTCGCGACCTGCACGATGTTGACCCCGAATCCATCTTCAAGGAGACATTGCGCAACCTGTTTGACGGCATCCCTGAGTCCGAGCTGCGCCAGTCCCTGGTCTTGGCGGCGCGGTCGCTCATCGAACGTGAGCCGAACTACAGCTATGTCAGCGCCCGGCTATTGCTCGATATCCTACGCCGCGAGGCCCTGGGTCTTTTGGGTCTGGCCACTGGGATCGAGACCCAGGCCGATTGCGCCGAAATCTACCCCGAATATTTCATCGCCTATATTAAAAAGGCCGTCGAACTCGGCCAACTCGATCCCCGTCTTGCCCATTATGACCTTGGGCGCTTGGGCCAGGCCCTGAAACCAGGTCGAGATTTTCAATTCACCTATCTGGGTCTCCAAACCCTATATGATCGCTATTTCATCCATACGCCGGAGGGAACCCGCCTAGAGCTACCCCAGGCATTCTTCATGCGGGTGGCCATGGGCCTTGCGCTCAATGAGATCGAGCGCGAGGAGCGGGCAATCGAGTTCTATGACCTGCTCTCAAGCTTCGCTTTCATGTGCTCGACCCCGACCCTATTCAATTCCGGCACCCCGCGCCCGCAATTGAGCTCTTGTTTTTTGACGACCGTCCCAGATGACCTTGATGGGATCTATAGCGCGATCAAGGACAATGCATTGCTCTCCAAATTTGCCGGCGGTCTAGGTAATGACTGGACGCGGGTGCGCGGTATGGGGGCCCATATCAAGGGTACCAACGGAAAGAGCCAAGGGGTAGTGCCATTTTTGAAGGTGGCCAATGACACGGCGATCGCCGTCAATCAGGGCGGCAAGAGAAAGGGCGCGGTCTGCGCTTATCTCGAGACCTGGCATATCGATATCGAGGAGTTTTTGGAGCTGCGCAAGAATACGGGCGACGATCGCCGGCGCACCCATGACATGAATACAGCCAATTGGGTGCCGGATCTATTTATGAAACGGGTTATCGAAGGCGGTGACTGGACCCTCTTTTCGCCGGATGAGACGCCAGATCTGCACGAGCTCTATGGGCAAGACTTTGAGCGCGCCTATCTTGTCTATGAAGAACGCGCACGGCGCGGTGAATTGAGGCTCTTTAAACGGATCAAAGCGGTCGATCTCTGGCGCAAGATGCTTTCCATGCTCTACGAGACCGGCCATCCTTGGATCACCTTCAAGGATCCCTGCAACCTGCGTTATACCAATCAACATGCCGGGGTGGTACATAGCTCGAATCTATGCACCGAGATCACCCTGCATACCGGCGATCGCGAGATTGCCGTCTGCAATCTGGGTTCGGTCAATTTCGCCGCCCATGTCGATGAACAGGGCCTGGATACCGAACGTCTGCGCCGGACGGTGCGCACCGCGATGCGCATCCTCGACAATGCCATCGATTGTAATTTCTATACCGTCCCCAAGGCGCGTCTTTCGAACCTGCGCCATCGGCCTGTGGGCCTAGGGATCATGGGTTTTCAGGAGGCGCTTTATAAACTGCGTATTCCCTATGCCAGCGAGCAGGCGGTCGAGTTCGCCGACCGCAGTATGGAACATCTGAGCTATTATGCGATCGAGGCAAGCGTCGATCTGGCCGCTGAGCGCGGGCGCTATCCGAGCTTTGAGGGTTCATTATGGAGCCAGGGCATTCTGCCGATCGATAGCATCCGCTTGCTCGAAGAGGAGCGCGGCGGTCATCTCGAGATGGATCGGACTACAACCCTCGAGTGGGGATCATTGCGCGAGAGGGTCAAGACGATCGGAATGCGCAATTCCAACTGCCTAGCCATCGCCCCGACCGCAACCATTAGCAATATCGTCGGTGTCGGCCAATCGATTGAGCCGACTTATCAAAACCTCTTTGTCAAATCGAATCTTTCTGGCGAGTTCACTGTGGTCAACCCCTATCTCGTGACCGATCTAAAGATGCGGGGTCTATGGGATGCGGTGATGATCAATGACCTCAAATATTATGATGGCTCGCTCCAACCGATCGAACGCATCCCAGAAGATCTCAAGCAACTCTATGCCACTGCTTTCGAGATCGAACCGCACTGGCTGGTGGAAGCCGCCAGCCGCCGTCAGAAATGGATCGATCAGGCACAAAGCCTCAACCTCTATATGAGCGAACCCAGCGGCAAAAAGCTCGATCGTCTCTATCAGCTCGCCTGGATACGCGGTTTGAAGACGACCTATTATCTGCGCACCCTCGCCGCCACCCATGTCGAAAGATCGACGATACCTGAGGCTGAGCGCGCCAACCGGCTCAATGCGGTCCCTGTGCAATCCATGGGACATCAAACATCGGCAAGCTGTTCGGTCCTGGAGCCTGAGTGCGAGGCCTGTCAGTGA
- a CDS encoding NuoB/complex I 20 kDa subunit family protein, with product MGIEGLFEEGIVTTTADQLINWARTGSLWPMTFGLACCAIEMMHAGASRYDLDRFGIIFRPSPRQSDVMIVAGTLVNKMAPALRKVYDQMAEPRWVISMGSCANGGGYYHYSYSVVRGCDRIVPVDIYVPGCPPTAEALLYGILQLQDKIRRTNTIAR from the coding sequence ATGGGAATAGAGGGTCTGTTTGAAGAGGGCATCGTCACCACGACCGCCGATCAATTGATCAATTGGGCACGGACGGGATCGCTGTGGCCCATGACCTTTGGCCTGGCCTGCTGCGCGATTGAGATGATGCATGCCGGCGCCTCGCGCTATGACCTCGACCGTTTCGGCATCATCTTTCGCCCCAGCCCACGCCAGTCGGATGTCATGATCGTGGCCGGTACCCTGGTCAACAAGATGGCACCGGCCTTGCGCAAGGTCTATGACCAGATGGCCGAGCCGCGCTGGGTGATCTCCATGGGGTCCTGCGCCAATGGCGGAGGTTATTACCACTATTCCTATTCGGTTGTACGCGGCTGCGACCGGATCGTGCCGGTCGATATCTATGTCCCTGGCTGCCCGCCGACTGCTGAGGCCCTGCTTTATGGGATCTTGCAGCTCCAGGATAAGATCCGCCGTACCAACACCATTGCCCGCTAG
- a CDS encoding c-type cytochrome, whose product MASLLIGLCLSAAQVIAGPPADAAEDYESVIVLTPNIDNGRRVYLVCAVCHGPEGWGTPDGTYPQIAGQLREVIIKQLEDIRAGNRDNPLMYPFALTRILGGPQNLADVAAYVETLPMTPHNGLGPGVDLELGERLYADNCADCHGERGEGNPGKRIPALAGQHFIYLVRQFEAIRNGRRKNANSEMVKQIAGFNQGEEMAVLDYVSRLRPPPEKMAAEGWLNPDFPNFVREPLGVPPLPPAPPVPPPTPGPIP is encoded by the coding sequence TTGGCGAGCCTCCTGATCGGGCTTTGCCTGAGCGCGGCGCAGGTCATCGCCGGGCCTCCCGCAGACGCTGCCGAGGACTATGAGTCGGTCATTGTCCTCACCCCAAACATCGACAATGGCCGCCGGGTCTATCTGGTCTGCGCCGTCTGTCACGGACCCGAGGGCTGGGGGACGCCGGATGGGACCTATCCCCAGATCGCCGGTCAGTTGCGCGAGGTAATCATCAAACAGCTCGAAGACATCCGCGCCGGCAATCGCGACAACCCGCTCATGTACCCCTTTGCCCTGACCCGCATCCTCGGCGGCCCGCAAAACCTCGCCGATGTCGCGGCCTATGTCGAGACCCTCCCCATGACCCCACACAATGGCCTGGGCCCTGGGGTCGATCTCGAGTTGGGGGAGCGGCTCTATGCCGACAATTGCGCAGACTGTCACGGCGAGCGCGGCGAGGGCAACCCCGGCAAGCGCATTCCAGCGCTAGCAGGCCAGCATTTCATATATCTGGTGCGTCAGTTCGAGGCCATCCGCAACGGACGGCGTAAAAACGCCAACTCCGAGATGGTCAAACAGATCGCTGGGTTTAACCAGGGCGAGGAGATGGCGGTGCTCGACTATGTCTCGCGGTTGCGCCCGCCGCCAGAGAAGATGGCTGCGGAGGGCTGGCTCAATCCCGACTTCCCGAACTTTGTGCGCGAGCCCCTGGGGGTACCGCCACTGCCGCCGGCGCCTCCGGTCCCCCCGCCCACGCCCGGGCCGATTCCTTAA
- the tpiA gene encoding triose-phosphate isomerase, translated as MRQPLIAGNWKMNGSRASAEALMRAVVGGVSGGGCSGKAAEVALCVPFVFLDLGERILADTPVRLGAQNVCSEPSGAYTGEIAAAMLKEFGCRYVICGHSERRDYYSETDALIAKKMVRVIEAGMRPILCVGETLEQREQGLTQTVVASQIDAVIAANGIQSFAQIEIAYEPVWAIGTGRTATPEQAQEVHSFIRARIANHDALIADKIRILYGGSMKAGNAAQLLAMPDIDGGLVGGASLVAGEFLAIWQAGDASA; from the coding sequence ATGCGTCAGCCCTTGATCGCCGGTAATTGGAAGATGAACGGCAGCCGTGCCAGCGCCGAGGCGTTAATGCGTGCGGTGGTCGGGGGGGTCTCAGGTGGAGGTTGCTCGGGCAAAGCGGCCGAAGTGGCGTTATGCGTCCCCTTCGTTTTCCTCGACCTCGGAGAGCGCATTTTGGCCGACACGCCGGTGCGCCTGGGTGCGCAAAACGTCTGTAGCGAACCTAGCGGCGCCTATACCGGCGAGATCGCGGCGGCCATGCTCAAAGAGTTTGGGTGTCGCTATGTGATCTGCGGTCATTCGGAGCGCCGGGACTATTACAGTGAGACTGATGCCCTGATCGCCAAAAAGATGGTTCGGGTGATCGAGGCCGGTATGCGTCCAATACTCTGTGTCGGCGAGACCTTGGAACAGCGCGAACAGGGTTTGACGCAGACTGTGGTGGCATCTCAGATCGACGCTGTCATCGCTGCAAACGGGATTCAGTCCTTTGCTCAGATCGAGATCGCTTATGAGCCCGTATGGGCGATCGGGACGGGCCGGACGGCTACGCCTGAGCAGGCGCAGGAGGTCCATTCGTTCATCCGCGCTCGGATCGCGAATCATGATGCCTTGATTGCCGACAAGATCCGCATCCTATATGGTGGCAGCATGAAGGCAGGGAATGCGGCCCAATTATTGGCGATGCCCGATATCGATGGCGGTTTGGTGGGCGGCGCATCCTTGGTGGCGGGTGAGTTTTTGGCGATCTGGCAAGCGGGGGATGCATCGGCCTAA
- a CDS encoding NADH-quinone oxidoreductase subunit C, translating to MASSIPSRPSRIDRLAAILRECFPGPTYELIDTDHELTLITPSERWVETAQTLRDGETFGFEQLIDLCGVDYAAYGRSEWETEEASYTGFGRGVERDQGLALEHPQRFAVVVHLLSLSHNWRLRLRAYLRADEPIIDSLVEVWDAANWFEREAFDLFGILFRNHPDLRRILTDYGFVGHPFRKDFPLSGHVEMRYDPELGRVVYEPVSIEPRVLVPRVIRADARYAGRTAGEGRTDG from the coding sequence ATGGCAAGCTCTATCCCCAGCCGCCCTTCACGGATCGACAGGCTTGCTGCGATCCTGCGTGAATGCTTTCCAGGGCCGACATACGAGCTGATCGATACCGATCACGAGCTGACCCTGATTACGCCGTCTGAGCGCTGGGTCGAGACGGCACAAACACTGCGGGATGGCGAGACATTTGGCTTCGAGCAGCTCATCGATCTCTGCGGCGTTGATTATGCGGCCTATGGGCGATCGGAATGGGAGACGGAAGAGGCGAGCTATACCGGCTTTGGGCGCGGTGTCGAGCGCGACCAAGGGCTCGCCCTCGAGCATCCCCAGCGCTTTGCGGTCGTGGTGCATCTGTTGTCCTTAAGCCACAACTGGCGGTTGCGCCTGCGCGCCTATCTCAGGGCAGATGAACCGATCATCGATTCCCTGGTCGAGGTCTGGGATGCGGCCAATTGGTTCGAGCGCGAGGCCTTTGACCTGTTCGGGATCCTCTTTAGAAATCACCCTGATCTGCGCCGCATCCTCACCGACTACGGCTTCGTCGGCCATCCCTTCCGCAAGGATTTCCCCTTGAGCGGACATGTCGAGATGCGCTATGACCCAGAGCTTGGGCGTGTGGTCTATGAGCCGGTCTCAATCGAGCCGCGCGTCCTGGTCCCGCGGGTGATCCGCGCTGATGCCCGCTATGCGGGGCGGACGGCAGGCGAGGGGAGAACAGATGGCTGA
- a CDS encoding ABCB family ABC transporter ATP-binding protein/permease, with protein MMPQGLNHRLPTEPPHRDRRDWRNLNAMLPYLWEFRGRVALALGCLVLAKVANVGVPLILKEIVDAFKDPPTQGLILPFSLLLAYGVLKLSSALFNELRDMVFARVRYRAMRRLSTRVLEHLHQLSLRYHLERQSGAISRDLERGTRSVATLLNYLVFSVLPVAVEFILVAAIMGGRYPLAFLSVTFGTVAVYFAFTFAITEWRMDYRHRMNYLDSQSNTQAFDSLINYETVKYFNNERLELKRYDQTLAEWEEMAVASQTSMSLLNFGQGAIIAIGVTCLMILAAQGVVAGRLSVGDLVMLNALMLQLFIPLGFLGIVYRQIKYALADMDLVFKLLERRPEVADAFHAPPLIIQKGEVRFEHVDFYYQPERPILHDIDFVIAPGQKVAVVGPSGAGKSSLVRLLFRFYDPTGGRILIDGQDVCQVTQESLRAAIGIVPQDTVLFNESIYYNIAYGRPDASRAEIEQAAELAQLSTFIASLPKGWDTIVGERGLKLSGGEKQRVAIARTILKRPKILVFDEATSSLDSHTEQAILKTLAEVAVDHTTLVIAHRLSTVVDADCILVLEGGRIRERGTHQELLALGGRYARLWALQQRSRDRGAKLATGADV; from the coding sequence ATGATGCCCCAAGGTCTCAACCATCGCCTCCCCACCGAGCCACCGCACCGCGACCGGCGCGACTGGCGCAACCTAAACGCTATGCTCCCTTATCTCTGGGAGTTTCGCGGGCGGGTGGCGCTGGCGCTCGGCTGCCTGGTCTTGGCAAAGGTCGCCAATGTCGGCGTTCCCCTGATCCTCAAGGAGATCGTCGATGCCTTCAAAGATCCGCCGACGCAGGGGTTGATCCTGCCCTTTAGCCTCTTGCTCGCCTATGGGGTGCTCAAGCTCAGCAGTGCCCTGTTCAACGAGTTGCGCGATATGGTCTTTGCGCGGGTGCGCTATCGCGCGATGCGCCGGCTCTCTACCCGGGTGCTTGAACATCTCCATCAACTCTCGCTGCGCTATCACCTTGAGCGACAAAGCGGTGCAATCAGTAGGGACCTAGAGCGCGGTACCCGCTCGGTCGCCACCCTGTTGAACTATCTGGTCTTTAGCGTACTGCCGGTAGCGGTCGAGTTCATCCTGGTGGCCGCCATCATGGGCGGGCGCTATCCGCTGGCGTTTTTATCAGTCACCTTTGGGACGGTCGCGGTCTATTTTGCCTTTACCTTTGCCATCACCGAATGGCGGATGGATTATCGCCATCGGATGAATTATCTCGACTCGCAATCGAACACCCAGGCATTCGACAGCCTGATCAATTATGAGACGGTCAAGTATTTCAACAACGAGCGGCTGGAGCTCAAGCGCTATGACCAGACGCTTGCCGAATGGGAGGAGATGGCAGTCGCTAGCCAGACCTCGATGTCGCTTTTGAACTTCGGCCAGGGGGCGATCATCGCGATTGGGGTGACCTGCCTCATGATCCTCGCGGCCCAGGGGGTGGTCGCAGGTCGATTGAGCGTCGGCGACCTGGTGATGCTCAATGCCCTGATGCTTCAGCTCTTTATTCCCCTGGGGTTTCTCGGGATTGTCTATCGCCAGATCAAATATGCACTCGCCGATATGGACCTGGTGTTTAAGCTCTTGGAACGCCGCCCCGAGGTCGCCGATGCCTTCCATGCCCCACCGCTGATCATCCAAAAAGGCGAGGTGCGCTTTGAACATGTGGATTTTTATTATCAGCCCGAGCGGCCCATCCTCCACGACATCGACTTTGTCATCGCGCCTGGGCAGAAGGTCGCGGTCGTGGGCCCCAGCGGTGCCGGCAAATCGAGCCTGGTTCGGCTCTTATTTCGGTTCTACGATCCAACCGGCGGCCGCATCCTGATCGACGGGCAAGACGTCTGCCAGGTGACGCAAGAGAGCCTGCGCGCCGCGATCGGCATCGTCCCCCAGGATACGGTGCTCTTCAACGAGAGTATCTATTACAACATCGCCTATGGTCGCCCAGACGCCAGCCGTGCCGAGATCGAACAGGCGGCAGAGCTCGCCCAGCTATCTACCTTCATCGCCAGCCTACCCAAGGGCTGGGACACCATCGTCGGCGAGCGTGGGCTCAAGCTTTCAGGCGGCGAGAAACAGCGTGTGGCGATCGCCCGCACTATCCTCAAGCGCCCCAAGATCTTGGTCTTCGACGAAGCGACCTCATCGCTCGACAGCCACACCGAGCAGGCGATCCTCAAGACCCTGGCCGAGGTTGCGGTCGATCATACGACCCTGGTCATCGCCCATCGGCTCTCCACCGTGGTCGATGCCGACTGCATCCTGGTCCTTGAGGGCGGGCGCATCCGTGAACGCGGTACCCACCAGGAGCTCTTGGCCCTGGGGGGGCGTTATGCGCGTCTGTGGGCCCTGCAACAGCGCAGCCGAGACCGCGGGGCCAAGCTGGCGACAGGGGCTGATGTCTAG
- the secG gene encoding preprotein translocase subunit SecG: MMQTILSILQVLLSVALIALILIQHGRGADAGAAFGSGASATVFGARGSGSFLSRLTAILATLFFLTSMGLAYYAARTGNAPGLMDKIEIPQSLPDTPVKAVAPGADSDVPSVSTDGGGSAPGTDVPAPPGTHQANGPAQQ; the protein is encoded by the coding sequence ATCATGCAAACGATCCTGAGCATCCTTCAGGTCCTTTTATCGGTCGCCTTGATTGCTTTGATCTTGATTCAACACGGTCGAGGCGCCGACGCAGGTGCGGCCTTCGGCAGTGGGGCATCTGCAACCGTTTTCGGCGCCCGCGGCTCCGGATCTTTTCTAAGCCGGCTGACCGCTATCCTGGCCACCCTTTTCTTTTTGACGAGCATGGGATTGGCCTATTATGCAGCTCGGACTGGCAATGCGCCGGGTTTGATGGATAAAATAGAGATTCCTCAAAGCCTTCCAGATACGCCGGTTAAGGCCGTAGCGCCGGGCGCGGATTCGGATGTCCCTTCGGTTTCAACTGATGGGGGTGGGTCGGCGCCGGGTACCGATGTTCCAGCGCCGCCAGGAACTCATCAAGCAAACGGCCCGGCGCAACAATGA
- a CDS encoding NADH-quinone oxidoreductase subunit A yields the protein MLDHYLPILVFILVVMLVGAGPLVLGYLLGPRRPDVAKDSPYECGFEAFEHARMKFDVRYYLVAILFIIFDLEIAFLFPWAVALVDVGAYAFWSMAIFLGILVVGFIYEWKKGALEWE from the coding sequence GTGCTCGACCATTATTTGCCCATTCTCGTCTTCATCCTGGTCGTAATGCTTGTGGGGGCCGGCCCTCTGGTGCTTGGCTATCTGCTCGGCCCGCGACGCCCTGATGTAGCTAAGGATTCGCCTTATGAATGCGGCTTCGAGGCCTTCGAGCATGCGCGGATGAAGTTCGATGTCCGCTATTATCTCGTCGCCATTCTCTTCATCATCTTCGATCTCGAGATCGCATTTCTGTTTCCTTGGGCGGTGGCGCTTGTCGACGTCGGTGCCTATGCCTTTTGGTCCATGGCGATCTTCCTCGGTATCCTGGTCGTGGGCTTCATCTATGAGTGGAAAAAAGGGGCGCTGGAATGGGAATAG
- a CDS encoding S24 family peptidase: protein MDTFKLPEDALYEISGCAQREPFALQVLGDEMEPEFPNGCIIIIEPSHSCPNPSYVFAEVEGVRWFREYHRDPDGRERLVALNPLYPEIDLTGLEWLVLGVIVQRNIRRRIKHYNYPLPA, encoded by the coding sequence ATGGACACCTTCAAGCTGCCCGAAGACGCGTTGTATGAGATCAGCGGCTGCGCCCAGCGCGAGCCCTTTGCCCTTCAGGTCTTGGGCGATGAGATGGAGCCCGAGTTTCCCAATGGTTGCATCATCATCATCGAACCCAGCCATAGTTGTCCCAACCCGAGCTATGTCTTCGCCGAGGTCGAGGGGGTGCGCTGGTTTCGCGAATATCACCGCGACCCAGACGGGCGCGAGCGCCTGGTTGCGCTCAATCCCCTCTATCCCGAGATCGATCTCACCGGCCTCGAATGGTTGGTGCTCGGGGTGATCGTCCAGCGCAACATCCGGCGGCGGATCAAGCATTACAACTACCCGCTGCCGGCCTGA